From Chryseobacterium gallinarum, one genomic window encodes:
- a CDS encoding transcription antitermination protein NusB, whose product MLGRRQIREKVVQTVYSYYQNPVKFDVLEKNMFTGIEKIYYLYIYELNFLVALKELAEHQIEIGKNKYLKTDADINPNQKFINNQVLIKLEENPERLFFTGQHKQLKWDMHDDLLVKTFQRITAGKRYQDFMKEDTYSFEEDQKFIGKLFLRYIAENEDFHDYLGDKELSWYDDIHIANSMVQKTIGFLREDEESRTLIKMIKDEDDKTFAAKLLRDTLNNWENNEKKLEERLENWDLERVSLMDKVILSTAITELDNFAFTPSRVIINEYIEIAKVFATDRSNIFINGILDKYCKDQNRI is encoded by the coding sequence ATGTTAGGAAGACGACAAATCCGTGAAAAAGTAGTACAAACAGTGTATTCATATTATCAGAATCCTGTAAAATTTGATGTTTTAGAGAAAAACATGTTCACTGGAATAGAGAAAATCTATTATCTCTATATCTATGAGCTCAATTTTTTAGTAGCCTTAAAAGAATTGGCAGAACATCAGATTGAAATTGGTAAAAACAAATATCTTAAAACTGATGCTGATATTAATCCTAACCAGAAATTTATCAACAATCAGGTACTCATTAAGCTGGAAGAAAACCCGGAAAGATTATTCTTTACAGGTCAGCATAAGCAGCTGAAATGGGATATGCACGATGATTTGTTGGTAAAAACCTTCCAGAGAATTACTGCCGGAAAACGTTATCAGGATTTTATGAAAGAAGACACCTATTCTTTTGAAGAAGATCAGAAATTCATCGGAAAATTATTTTTGAGATATATTGCCGAAAATGAAGATTTTCATGATTATTTAGGGGATAAGGAACTTTCATGGTATGATGATATTCACATCGCGAATTCAATGGTACAAAAAACAATCGGATTCCTGAGAGAAGATGAAGAAAGCAGAACTTTAATTAAGATGATTAAAGATGAGGATGATAAGACCTTTGCTGCAAAGCTGTTGAGAGATACCCTGAACAATTGGGAAAACAATGAGAAAAAATTGGAAGAAAGATTGGAAAACTGGGATCTGGAGAGAGTTTCTTTAATGGATAAAGTGATTTTGTCAACAGCGATTACTGAACTTGATAATTTTGCTTTCACTCCTTCAAGAGTAATTATTAATGAATATATTGAAATTGCCAAAGTATTTGCCACGGACCGTTCAAATATCTTCATTAATGGTATTTTAGATAAATATTGTAAAGATCAAAATAGAATATAA
- a CDS encoding ABC transporter ATP-binding protein, producing the protein MKALKTLNPYFWKHKILLFWGVLFIIASNFFNIYKVQFVGKSVDELTKNENLGFNQQVLTYVGIIVGCSLLTGFFTFMMRQTIIVASRRIEYELKNKIYRHYQDLSLTDYKQTTIGDLMNRLSEDVVAVRMYLGPGVMYVANLIVLVLITAIYMVKTDASMTLWTLLPLPILSYAIYKVSSIINKKSKIMQKSQSAISTFVQDSFSGIRVVKFFAREKYIEKNYGIKVTDYQDKALDLAKTEAYFFTIILFVIGLLNVAIIWIGGEKYIAGELSIGKIADFFMYINTLIFPFSMVGWVTSVNQRAEASMQRINEFMDKKSEIVNTNFETYPIKGDIEFRNVSYVYPNTGIRALDNLSFSVKAGESLAIMGKTGSGKSTIALLLCRLIDPTEGEILIDGKNLKEHNLDNYRNFIGYIPQESYLFSDSIENNIGFAIDKPSHEKVVEYAQIADVHKNIIEFKEQYKTLVGERGVMLSGGQKQRICIARALIKDPNIIIFDDSLSALDTETEQNILENIDRKISNATSIIITHRESSAQKAHKIINLTEITNSVTA; encoded by the coding sequence ATGAAAGCGCTAAAAACCTTAAACCCTTATTTTTGGAAGCACAAAATACTATTGTTTTGGGGGGTATTATTCATCATTGCCAGTAATTTTTTCAATATTTATAAAGTTCAGTTTGTAGGAAAATCAGTAGATGAACTTACAAAAAATGAAAACCTTGGCTTTAATCAACAGGTTCTCACCTATGTCGGAATTATTGTGGGTTGTTCGCTTTTAACCGGATTCTTCACTTTTATGATGAGGCAGACGATTATTGTAGCCTCCAGAAGAATTGAATACGAACTTAAAAATAAAATCTACAGGCATTATCAGGATTTATCATTAACGGATTATAAGCAGACTACCATCGGAGACCTGATGAACAGGCTAAGCGAAGATGTCGTTGCCGTAAGAATGTATCTGGGACCGGGCGTTATGTATGTAGCCAACCTTATTGTTCTCGTTCTGATTACAGCTATTTATATGGTAAAGACGGATGCTTCCATGACGCTATGGACTTTGCTTCCGCTTCCGATTTTATCTTACGCAATTTATAAGGTAAGCTCTATCATCAATAAAAAGTCGAAAATTATGCAGAAAAGCCAATCTGCAATATCCACTTTTGTTCAGGACAGCTTTTCAGGAATCCGTGTGGTAAAATTTTTCGCGAGAGAAAAGTATATTGAAAAAAATTATGGTATTAAGGTTACGGATTATCAGGATAAGGCTTTAGATCTTGCTAAAACAGAAGCCTATTTTTTTACCATTATTTTATTTGTAATCGGGTTGTTAAATGTTGCTATCATTTGGATTGGAGGTGAAAAATATATTGCCGGGGAGTTGAGTATCGGTAAGATTGCAGATTTCTTTATGTATATCAATACCTTGATTTTCCCATTCTCAATGGTAGGCTGGGTAACCTCTGTGAATCAACGGGCAGAGGCATCAATGCAAAGGATTAATGAATTCATGGATAAAAAGTCTGAAATCGTGAATACCAATTTCGAGACTTATCCTATCAAAGGAGATATTGAGTTCAGAAATGTTTCTTATGTGTATCCTAATACGGGGATCAGGGCACTGGATAATTTAAGCTTTTCAGTTAAGGCAGGAGAATCATTAGCTATTATGGGAAAGACCGGAAGCGGAAAATCCACAATTGCTCTGCTTTTATGCAGATTAATAGATCCTACCGAAGGAGAGATATTGATTGACGGTAAAAACCTGAAAGAGCACAATCTGGATAATTACAGGAATTTTATTGGATATATCCCACAGGAAAGCTACCTGTTTTCTGATTCTATTGAAAATAATATAGGTTTTGCCATTGATAAGCCTTCCCACGAAAAAGTGGTAGAATATGCTCAAATTGCAGATGTCCATAAAAACATTATTGAATTCAAAGAGCAATATAAAACACTGGTGGGTGAACGCGGAGTAATGCTTTCGGGAGGACAAAAGCAAAGAATTTGTATTGCCAGAGCCCTGATTAAAGACCCCAATATCATTATTTTTGATGATTCTTTGTCTGCTCTCGATACGGAAACAGAACAAAATATCCTGGAAAATATTGACCGGAAAATCAGCAATGCTACATCCATAATTATCACACACAGAGAGTCTAGCGCTCAAAAAGCACACAAAATTATCAACCTCACAGAAATTACCAATTCTGTAACCGCTTAG